A portion of the Halogeometricum sp. S1BR25-6 genome contains these proteins:
- a CDS encoding DUF7126 family protein, which yields MTVLITGPDTDGLGDALSDLGADVVRVDGVATRDTIADAGVDTADTLVLTDMDDASVIPVAREANPDIRVVAYSRDSLPEYARGQADLAVDPDLLAAEVVAEELVGA from the coding sequence ATGACCGTGCTCATCACAGGACCAGACACAGACGGCCTCGGCGATGCGCTCTCCGACCTCGGCGCCGACGTTGTACGCGTCGACGGCGTCGCGACCCGCGACACCATCGCCGACGCGGGCGTCGACACTGCGGACACCCTCGTCCTCACGGACATGGACGACGCCTCGGTCATCCCCGTGGCGCGCGAGGCGAACCCGGACATCCGCGTGGTCGCCTACTCGCGCGACTCCCTGCCGGAGTACGCGCGCGGACAGGCCGACCTCGCCGTCGACCCCGACCTCCTCGCGGCCGAGGTAGTCGCCGAGGAACTGGTCGGCGCGTAA
- the guaA gene encoding glutamine-hydrolyzing GMP synthase — protein sequence MVDAESFIEEATEEIAETVGDAHAIIALSGGVDSSVAAALAYRAIGDQLTPVYVDTGLMRKGETDGIRETFDYMDSLRVVEAQERFLGALEGVVDPEEKRKVIGGQFIREFEREAKDTDADYLVQGTIYPDRIESEGNIKSHHNVGGLPDVVDFEGIVEPVRDLYKDEVREVARELGLESVVSERMPFPGPGLAVRVVGEVTREKVEVAREACHVVEEELEEYDPWQAFAAVVGKGTGVKGDNRVHGWIVAVRSVESRDGMTARAQELSWETLQRIQSRITGQNDNVARVVYDVTHKPPATIEYE from the coding sequence ATGGTCGACGCAGAGTCGTTCATCGAGGAGGCCACCGAGGAGATAGCCGAGACGGTGGGAGACGCCCACGCCATCATCGCCCTCTCGGGCGGCGTGGACTCCTCCGTCGCCGCCGCCCTCGCCTACCGCGCCATCGGCGACCAACTGACGCCCGTCTACGTCGACACCGGTCTGATGCGGAAAGGAGAGACTGACGGCATCCGCGAGACGTTCGACTACATGGATTCCCTCAGGGTGGTCGAGGCACAAGAGCGCTTCCTCGGCGCCCTCGAGGGAGTCGTCGACCCCGAGGAGAAGCGGAAGGTCATCGGCGGACAGTTCATCCGCGAGTTCGAACGCGAGGCGAAGGACACCGACGCCGACTACCTCGTGCAGGGAACCATCTACCCCGACCGCATCGAGTCGGAGGGGAACATCAAGTCCCACCACAACGTCGGCGGTCTGCCCGACGTGGTGGACTTCGAGGGCATCGTCGAACCCGTCCGCGACCTGTACAAAGACGAGGTGCGCGAGGTGGCCCGCGAACTCGGTCTCGAATCGGTCGTCTCCGAGCGGATGCCGTTCCCCGGCCCCGGACTCGCCGTCCGCGTCGTCGGCGAGGTGACGAGGGAGAAAGTCGAAGTGGCCCGCGAGGCGTGCCACGTCGTCGAGGAGGAGTTAGAAGAGTACGACCCCTGGCAGGCGTTCGCCGCCGTCGTCGGCAAGGGGACCGGCGTGAAGGGCGACAACCGCGTCCACGGCTGGATCGTCGCCGTGCGCTCCGTTGAGTCGCGCGACGGCATGACGGCGCGGGCGCAGGAACTGTCGTGGGAGACCCTCCAGCGTATTCAGTCGCGCATCACGGGACAGAACGACAACGTGGCCCGGGTCGTCTACGACGTAACACACAAGCCGCCGGCCACCATCGAGTACGAATGA
- the pyrG gene encoding glutamine hydrolyzing CTP synthase — MPKEPETGYDPSLGRKFIFVTGGVMSGLGKGITAASTGRLLSNAGFDVTAVKIDPYLNVDAGTMNPYQHGEVYVLKDGGEVDLDLGNYERFLGVDMTSDHNVTTGKTYQHVIQKERAGDYLGKTVQIIPHVTDDIKRRVREAAEGSDVCIIEVGGTVGDIEGMPFLESLRQFAHEEEDDDILFTHVTLIPYSKNGEQKTKPTQHSVKELRSIGLQPDILVGRSPDKLDPETKEKIALFCDVPTEAVFSNPDVEDIYHVPLMVEEEGLDEYVMERLDLEEEALPPAERSQRWRELVTRDRQQEIDVALVGKYDLEDAYMSVHEALKHAGIETRTDVNILWVDSDEMLDRHTDRLKEADGVVVPGGFGTRGTAGKIEAIRYCREHDVPFLGLCLGFQMAVVEHARNVLGHEDAHSAELNPDSSYPVIDLLPEQYETEEMGGTMRLGAHETNISEGSLAAHVYGDTVCTERHRHRYEVAPEYIDDLEDGALTFSGRANNRMEIVERTDHPYFLGTQFHPEFRSRPDRASPPFVGFVEAVLGELDARELVADREVQA; from the coding sequence ATGCCGAAGGAACCCGAAACCGGGTACGACCCGTCGCTGGGTCGGAAGTTCATTTTCGTGACGGGAGGCGTGATGTCAGGGTTGGGCAAGGGCATCACCGCCGCGAGTACGGGGCGTCTGCTCTCGAACGCGGGGTTCGACGTGACGGCGGTCAAGATAGACCCCTACCTGAACGTCGACGCCGGGACGATGAATCCCTACCAACACGGGGAGGTTTATGTATTAAAAGACGGCGGCGAGGTGGACCTCGACTTGGGGAACTACGAGCGCTTCCTCGGCGTCGACATGACGTCGGACCACAACGTGACGACGGGCAAGACCTACCAGCACGTCATCCAGAAGGAACGCGCCGGCGACTACCTCGGGAAGACCGTCCAAATAATCCCGCACGTCACCGACGACATCAAGCGGCGCGTCCGCGAGGCCGCGGAGGGGTCCGACGTCTGCATCATCGAAGTCGGGGGCACCGTCGGCGACATCGAGGGGATGCCGTTCCTCGAATCGCTCCGCCAGTTCGCCCACGAGGAGGAGGACGACGACATCCTGTTCACCCACGTCACCCTCATCCCCTACTCGAAGAACGGCGAGCAGAAGACGAAGCCGACGCAGCACTCCGTGAAGGAACTGCGGAGCATCGGCCTGCAACCCGACATCCTCGTCGGCCGCAGTCCGGACAAACTAGACCCGGAGACGAAAGAGAAGATAGCCCTGTTCTGCGACGTGCCCACGGAGGCGGTGTTCTCGAACCCCGACGTGGAGGACATCTACCACGTCCCGCTGATGGTCGAAGAGGAGGGCCTCGACGAGTACGTGATGGAGCGTCTGGACCTCGAAGAAGAGGCGCTCCCGCCGGCCGAGCGCTCCCAGCGGTGGCGCGAACTCGTCACGCGCGACCGACAGCAGGAAATAGACGTCGCCCTCGTCGGCAAGTACGACCTCGAAGACGCGTACATGTCGGTCCACGAGGCGCTGAAGCACGCGGGCATCGAGACGCGGACGGACGTAAACATCCTCTGGGTCGACTCCGACGAGATGCTCGACAGACACACGGACCGGCTGAAGGAGGCCGACGGCGTCGTCGTCCCCGGCGGGTTCGGGACGCGCGGCACGGCGGGGAAGATAGAGGCTATCCGGTACTGCCGCGAGCACGACGTTCCCTTCCTCGGTCTCTGTCTCGGCTTCCAGATGGCGGTCGTCGAACACGCGCGCAACGTCCTCGGTCACGAGGACGCCCACTCCGCGGAACTGAACCCCGACAGCTCCTATCCGGTCATCGACCTGCTACCCGAGCAGTACGAGACGGAGGAGATGGGCGGGACGATGCGCCTCGGCGCGCACGAGACGAACATCTCGGAGGGCTCTCTCGCCGCCCACGTCTACGGCGACACCGTCTGCACCGAGCGACACCGCCACCGCTACGAGGTGGCCCCCGAGTACATCGACGACCTGGAGGACGGCGCCTTGACGTTCTCCGGGCGGGCGAACAACCGCATGGAGATCGTCGAGCGGACCGACCACCCGTACTTCCTCGGCACGCAGTTCCACCCCGAGTTCCGCTCGCGGCCCGACCGCGCGAGTCCGCCGTTCGTCGGGTTCGTGGAGGCCGTTCTCGGCGAACTGGACGCCCGTGAACTGGTCGCCGACCGGGAGGTGCAGGCCTGA
- a CDS encoding PHP domain-containing protein, protein MYDYHTHSTYSDGDYLRSMFAAAEAAGLDGVGVADHCMVLSSEWARRTRREMGFNFDATYDRRREAIDSLRGEFDLEIFDAAEVDYEPGHETEIRSFLADAEFDYAIGSVHALDGANVHAVDHFAALPESRRGDLVETYFEKLVSLVESELFEVAAHPDLIERNPALRGHATGEQYERVADAFADSRTVPEVNAGRVRRDYGEFHPTSEFFEVLAARGVDFALGSDAHDAESIGPLADELRAFADERGLEPARPER, encoded by the coding sequence GTGTACGACTACCACACGCATTCGACGTACTCCGACGGCGACTACCTCCGGTCGATGTTCGCCGCCGCGGAGGCGGCCGGACTTGACGGCGTGGGCGTCGCCGACCACTGCATGGTGCTGTCGTCGGAGTGGGCCCGCCGGACGCGACGCGAGATGGGCTTCAACTTCGACGCGACGTACGACCGCCGCCGCGAGGCCATCGACTCCCTGCGGGGGGAGTTCGACCTCGAAATCTTCGACGCCGCCGAGGTGGATTACGAACCCGGTCACGAGACCGAGATACGGTCGTTCCTCGCCGACGCGGAGTTCGACTACGCCATCGGGAGCGTCCACGCCCTCGACGGCGCGAACGTCCACGCCGTCGACCACTTCGCCGCCCTCCCCGAGTCGCGCCGCGGCGACCTGGTCGAGACGTACTTCGAGAAACTCGTCTCGCTCGTCGAATCGGAGCTGTTCGAGGTAGCCGCCCACCCCGACCTGATAGAACGGAACCCGGCGCTGCGCGGCCACGCGACCGGAGAACAGTACGAACGCGTCGCCGACGCCTTCGCCGACTCGCGGACGGTCCCCGAGGTGAACGCCGGCCGGGTCCGCCGCGACTACGGCGAGTTCCACCCGACGTCCGAGTTCTTCGAGGTGCTCGCCGCCCGCGGCGTCGACTTCGCGCTCGGGTCCGACGCGCACGACGCCGAGAGCATCGGCCCCCTCGCCGACGAACTCCGCGCGTTCGCCGACGAACGCGGCCTCGAACCGGCGCGGCCGGAGCGATAA
- a CDS encoding saccharopine dehydrogenase family protein gives MPDDSRFLVYGAYGYTGRLIAEEAAERGHDVVLAGRDELRTRDLADELDLPYRTFEVSLAANQLDGIDLVLNCAGPFDRTADSLVEACLETETHYLDITGELPVFERVKRRSDEAEDAGVTLLPGVGFDVVPTDCLAAHLKARLPDATHLSLALEADGGVSPGTLKTVLSDMTGGGAVRKEGKLRWVPVAHKTRAVDFGDGLHRAVTIPWGDVSTAHFTTGIPNVEVYLSLPAGARRALAATNYLGGAFDSTVGQSLLTRLVDRYVEGPDEEQRATGEARVWGEVRSSRDRLVSRLRTPETYELTVQAALKCVEKTLDGEAPTGYQTPAAAFGPDLVLELPGVERIDLEDGEVVARETGPDRKTPAATADASGPGADGADGVDAADDPNLGAEAGAADGEDHPVEASAADPGDESADGAPSPRALSDDTSPAIRRRGDASGTSSGDDE, from the coding sequence ATGCCCGACGACTCTCGGTTTCTCGTCTACGGCGCGTACGGCTACACCGGTCGTCTCATCGCCGAGGAGGCGGCCGAGCGCGGACACGACGTGGTCCTCGCCGGACGCGACGAGTTGCGCACCCGCGACCTCGCGGACGAACTCGACCTCCCCTACCGCACCTTCGAGGTGTCGCTGGCGGCGAACCAACTCGACGGTATCGACCTCGTGCTCAACTGCGCGGGTCCGTTCGACCGGACGGCCGACTCGCTGGTCGAGGCCTGCCTCGAGACGGAGACGCACTACCTCGACATCACGGGCGAACTCCCCGTATTCGAGCGCGTGAAGCGCCGGAGCGACGAAGCCGAGGACGCCGGCGTGACGCTGCTACCCGGCGTCGGCTTCGACGTGGTTCCCACCGACTGCCTCGCGGCGCACCTCAAGGCGCGACTGCCCGACGCGACGCATCTCTCTCTCGCCCTCGAAGCCGACGGCGGCGTCTCGCCGGGGACGCTGAAGACCGTACTGAGCGACATGACCGGCGGCGGCGCGGTGCGGAAGGAGGGGAAACTCCGCTGGGTGCCGGTCGCGCACAAGACCCGCGCCGTCGACTTCGGCGACGGCCTCCACCGCGCGGTCACCATCCCGTGGGGCGACGTGTCGACGGCGCACTTCACGACGGGCATCCCAAACGTCGAGGTGTATCTCTCCCTACCGGCGGGCGCGCGGCGCGCCCTCGCGGCGACGAACTACCTCGGCGGGGCGTTCGACTCGACGGTCGGGCAGTCGCTCCTGACCCGCCTCGTCGACCGCTACGTCGAGGGTCCCGACGAAGAGCAGCGAGCCACCGGCGAGGCGCGCGTCTGGGGAGAGGTCCGCTCCTCGCGCGACCGCCTCGTCTCGCGTCTCCGAACGCCCGAGACGTACGAACTGACCGTGCAGGCGGCGCTGAAGTGCGTCGAGAAGACGCTCGACGGCGAGGCGCCGACGGGCTATCAGACGCCCGCCGCGGCGTTCGGCCCGGACCTCGTACTCGAACTGCCCGGCGTCGAACGTATCGACTTGGAGGACGGAGAAGTCGTCGCCCGCGAGACCGGTCCGGACCGCAAGACGCCCGCGGCGACGGCGGATGCGTCGGGACCGGGTGCGGACGGAGCGGACGGCGTCGACGCCGCGGACGACCCGAACCTCGGCGCGGAGGCGGGCGCCGCGGACGGCGAGGACCACCCCGTCGAGGCGTCGGCGGCCGACCCCGGCGACGAGAGCGCCGACGGGGCGCCGAGTCCGCGGGCGCTCTCCGACGACACCTCCCCGGCGATTCGCCGCCGCGGGGACGCCTCGGGGACATCGAGCGGCGACGACGAGTAA
- a CDS encoding aldo/keto reductase: MDIPSLGFGTYQMDERDECARAVEEAMETGYEHVDTAQGYDNEEYVAEGLDAAGVDESEVFVATKLDTDNLAHDDVISTTEESAEKLDADSIDLLYVHWPLNTYDPEETLPALDELVDDGLVDRVGLSNFRPDQIEEAIETLDAPLYAHQVEMHPMLPQEELHELAVEHDHRLVAYCPIARGQVADVEEIQDVAEKHDATPAQVSLAWLMAKENVTAIPKAASSDHIEENFGALELELELEEEDVEKIDEIDERTRIVDFDEAPWNHG, from the coding sequence ATGGACATCCCCAGTCTCGGCTTCGGCACGTACCAGATGGACGAACGAGACGAGTGCGCGCGCGCCGTCGAGGAGGCGATGGAGACGGGTTACGAGCACGTCGACACCGCGCAGGGCTACGACAACGAGGAGTACGTCGCCGAGGGCCTCGACGCCGCCGGCGTCGACGAGTCCGAGGTGTTCGTGGCGACGAAACTCGACACGGACAACCTCGCGCACGACGACGTCATCTCGACGACGGAGGAGAGCGCGGAGAAACTCGACGCCGACAGCATCGACCTGCTGTACGTTCACTGGCCGCTCAACACCTACGACCCCGAGGAGACGCTTCCGGCCCTCGACGAACTCGTCGACGACGGCCTCGTCGACCGCGTCGGTCTCAGTAACTTCCGCCCCGACCAGATAGAGGAGGCAATCGAGACGCTCGACGCCCCCCTCTACGCCCACCAGGTCGAGATGCATCCGATGCTTCCCCAAGAAGAGCTGCACGAACTCGCCGTCGAACACGACCACCGACTCGTCGCGTACTGTCCCATCGCGCGCGGGCAAGTCGCCGACGTCGAGGAGATACAGGACGTGGCGGAGAAGCACGATGCGACGCCCGCGCAGGTGTCGCTGGCGTGGCTGATGGCTAAGGAGAACGTCACGGCCATCCCGAAGGCGGCCTCCTCCGACCACATCGAGGAGAACTTCGGCGCCCTCGAACTCGAACTCGAACTCGAGGAGGAAGACGTCGAGAAGATAGACGAAATCGACGAGCGCACGCGCATCGTCGACTTCGACGAGGCGCCTTGGAATCACGGCTGA